In Candidatus Palauibacter australiensis, one DNA window encodes the following:
- a CDS encoding SLC13 family permease yields the protein MTFEIAFVLGLTLAALVLFAMDRLRLDQVAMSVPVVLLLSGILTPAEAVSGLSSRATVTVGSMLVLGLGLRKTGLVSAIGAWARTAPLGGKYSRMLVLCLVCALLSPFLMTTAVVMVFLPVFVALADQAEEPASRYLMPLSFVSILGGTVTLMGTSTNLVVHGEAMRRGFDELHMFSITPLGLICLAVGLVYLFTAGRVLLPRRVRAPDLSSKYDIRRFVTELHVPEDSPANGRSLAELKWGERYGVTVLDIERGEQEITAPHGDRHIRPGDVLYVQGSAERLIELARRQRLETPRERKEQGLDLAGGSGRLVEVLVAPGSSLVSRTLRDLNFAQRYDAAVLAIQHHGVTVTERLAEVSFRVGDLLLVHGTPNALARLVEDPGFVPVGEVKTQTGRRPRAGVAAAIMVGVVLSASLGLLDIMTAALSGVGLMVFTRCVRVEEIYAEMEWMVLFVLAGLIPLGVALETTGAAELLARGVVAATAPLGASGLVAAFYLVTVLMTAIVSNAATAVMLTPVAILAATQAGVNPYALLIAVMFGASASFVTPFGYQTNVMIYGPGGYRFSDFVKVGGLLNLVLLITASLLIPIFWPS from the coding sequence ATGACGTTCGAAATCGCATTCGTGCTGGGGCTGACGCTGGCGGCGCTGGTCCTGTTCGCCATGGACCGGCTGCGGCTGGATCAGGTCGCCATGTCGGTCCCGGTGGTCCTCCTCCTGAGCGGCATCCTCACGCCGGCCGAAGCCGTATCGGGCCTGTCGAGCCGCGCGACCGTGACCGTCGGCTCGATGCTCGTGCTCGGCCTTGGGCTCCGAAAGACCGGTCTCGTGTCCGCCATCGGGGCCTGGGCGCGCACTGCGCCCCTCGGCGGCAAGTACTCCCGCATGTTGGTGCTCTGCCTCGTCTGCGCGCTCCTCTCGCCCTTTCTCATGACCACCGCCGTCGTGATGGTGTTCCTGCCCGTCTTCGTCGCGCTCGCCGACCAGGCCGAGGAGCCGGCTTCGCGGTATCTCATGCCCCTATCCTTCGTCTCCATTCTCGGGGGCACCGTCACCCTGATGGGGACCTCCACCAACCTCGTCGTGCACGGCGAAGCGATGAGGCGCGGGTTCGACGAACTCCACATGTTCTCGATCACTCCGCTCGGCCTGATCTGCCTCGCCGTGGGTCTGGTGTATCTCTTCACCGCCGGACGGGTGCTCCTGCCGCGCCGCGTCCGGGCGCCGGACCTGTCCAGCAAGTACGACATCCGCCGCTTCGTCACGGAACTGCACGTCCCGGAGGACTCGCCCGCCAACGGCCGCTCGCTGGCCGAACTCAAGTGGGGCGAACGGTACGGCGTCACCGTGCTGGACATCGAACGGGGCGAACAGGAGATCACCGCGCCGCACGGAGACCGCCACATACGGCCGGGCGATGTCCTCTACGTGCAGGGCTCGGCGGAACGCCTTATCGAACTCGCGCGCCGGCAGCGACTCGAGACCCCGCGGGAGCGGAAGGAGCAGGGGCTTGATCTGGCCGGCGGCAGCGGCCGGCTGGTCGAAGTCCTCGTGGCGCCCGGCTCGAGTCTCGTAAGCCGGACGCTTCGCGATCTGAACTTCGCGCAGCGCTACGATGCGGCCGTGCTCGCGATCCAGCATCACGGCGTCACCGTAACGGAACGGCTGGCGGAGGTCTCGTTCCGCGTCGGCGACCTCCTCCTGGTGCACGGGACGCCGAACGCGCTCGCACGCCTCGTCGAAGATCCCGGGTTCGTTCCCGTGGGAGAAGTGAAGACGCAGACCGGGCGCAGGCCGCGGGCCGGCGTCGCCGCAGCGATCATGGTCGGCGTCGTGCTCAGCGCCAGCCTCGGCCTCCTCGACATCATGACGGCCGCGCTCTCGGGCGTCGGCCTCATGGTGTTCACGCGCTGCGTGCGCGTCGAAGAGATCTACGCGGAGATGGAGTGGATGGTCCTCTTCGTGCTGGCCGGCCTCATTCCGCTCGGCGTGGCGCTTGAGACCACCGGGGCGGCGGAGTTGCTCGCGCGCGGCGTGGTGGCGGCGACGGCGCCGCTGGGAGCGTCCGGACTCGTCGCGGCCTTCTACCTGGTGACCGTCCTCATGACGGCCATCGTGTCCAACGCGGCGACGGCCGTGATGCTCACCCCCGTCGCGATCCTCGCGGCCACGCAGGCCGGCGTGAACCCGTACGCGCTCCTCATCGCCGTCATGTTCGGCGCATCCGCCTCCTTCGTCACGCCCTTCGGCTATCAGACCAACGTCATGATCTACGGGCCGGGCGGATATCGTTTCTCGGACTTCGTGAAGGTGGGCGGCCTGCTCAACCTCGTCCTCCTCATCACGGCCAGCCTCCTCATCCCCATTTTCTGGCCCAGCTAA
- a CDS encoding FAD-dependent oxidoreductase yields the protein TTMQTWDQGTRRIYDRLSGGFRDKVYLNRPVRRVVRGPSHVVVEDEDGVEETFDAVIFACNANQTLMMLDEPTFLERYILSSVRYESELHNHTVVHSDASVLPDDEVKALETRSNHIAQYGARPDNYEITYIMHNQQPWAKRSDKPCLVTYNPISEIDDEKVIERRWFQHIVHDVRHVAWLVPLFRFIQGKRRSWHCGAHTLINSQETAFVTGLAAARQIGADYPFEDPEARKMFNYYGRVMYGWRFRKARGSA from the coding sequence CGACGACCATGCAGACGTGGGACCAGGGAACGCGCCGGATCTATGATCGCCTTTCGGGCGGTTTCCGGGACAAGGTCTACCTCAACCGGCCCGTCCGCAGGGTGGTTCGAGGGCCATCGCACGTCGTGGTCGAGGATGAGGACGGCGTGGAGGAGACGTTCGACGCGGTGATCTTCGCCTGCAACGCGAACCAGACGCTGATGATGCTGGACGAGCCGACGTTTCTGGAGCGCTACATCCTCTCGTCGGTCCGCTACGAGAGCGAACTCCACAACCACACGGTCGTGCATTCGGACGCCTCGGTCCTGCCGGATGACGAGGTGAAGGCGCTGGAGACCCGCAGCAACCACATCGCGCAGTACGGCGCCCGGCCGGACAACTACGAGATCACGTACATCATGCACAACCAGCAGCCGTGGGCGAAGCGCTCGGACAAGCCCTGCCTGGTGACGTACAACCCGATCAGCGAGATCGACGACGAGAAGGTCATCGAGCGGCGGTGGTTCCAGCACATCGTGCACGACGTCCGCCATGTCGCGTGGCTCGTCCCCCTGTTCCGCTTCATACAGGGGAAACGGCGGAGCTGGCACTGCGGCGCCCACACGCTGATCAACAGCCAGGAAACCGCCTTCGTCACCGGACTCGCGGCCGCGCGACAGATCGGCGCGGACTACCCCTTCGAGGATCCCGAAGCGAGGAAGATGTTCAACTACTACGGTCGCGTCATGTACGGCTGGCGCTTCAGGAAAGCCCGAGGGTCAGCTTAG